ATCTAGtatttcctgatttatttttttatgtgatttttcagattgttttaaagattttcagtggaatattataataataagtGACTGCAATGTAAATAGTGTATGGCCTTAGCATAGACTGTAGGGAATATTACTGTTGCAAGAATAGGACAATTTGGCGCAAGAAAAgggtattttaattttaaagctgctGTGCATTTATGTGAAAGCTATCCTAAGCCAAACAAACACTGTCTTTTGTTGGCTCAACTGTAAATAGGATGCTACAGACAGGGCTGCAAAGAATGGTCCTTCTGACAAAGGGTATCCCTGGGATGCGTCTTTATGGTAGACTTCAGCTCTGCATCTGACTGCCCGCTACCACACTGGTAAGCAGGAAGATGTCTTTGTCCTTTCTCTAAATTGAATTGTACTGCTTTTCATGTCTACATAGCTACTGTCCAGAATGTGATATGCTTTGGTTTTGTGCTTTGAGTGTCATCTCTCCCTCCTCATAGTTTTGGCCAAGTCATGAATGTAGTGCTTTTAGTCAAGAGcatgctttccttttcaaaagggCCACTTGTTGCATTGTGACTACCCTGGGTTCCCTTTGCCCTTCATCAGAGGCAAAATAgctgaagtgatttttcttgAAGCAAACTTGGATATAGGTCTATGAATATAGGACAAACCCTAAAGAATACCTCttgagtcatagaatcataagaaattcttcctaatgtccagtctaaacctccccttgtgcacttgaggccattttctcatgttctagcacttgtcacctgagaaaagagaccaacacccacCTTGCTACAATCTCCTTTCAGGCAATTGTAAAGAGCAATGGGGTCtccccttttctccagactatacaagcccagttccctcagccgctcctcaaAGCTCTTGATTTCCAATgctttcaccagcttcattgctctccTCTGCACACCCTCTAGCAACTCCGTATGCCTCTTGTtgtgaggggcccaaaactgaacacaatacttgAGGTGCAGTCTCACCAATGTTGTGTAAAAGGGGACAATTACTTctctagtcctgctggccacactatttctgatgcaggccaaGATACCATATGCCTTCTTGCCCACCCGAGCACTCTGCTCGTTCATGTTCagaccagcacccccaggtcctttaCTGTtgggcaactttccagccactctttccAAAGCCTACACTGCTGTATAGGGTTGTTATGACCCAAGTTCAGGACCTGccacttagccttgttgaatgcCATTCAATTGGACACAGCCCATTGAtctagcctatccagatccctctgcagagtcTTCCTGTCCTCAAACAGATCAACACTCCTGCCAAATTTGgtattgtctgcaaacttactgagggtgcactcaatcccctcacTTGGATCactaataaaaattatatgcaAAACTGTCCCTAAGGCCGAGCCCTGGGGAATGCCACTGGTGACTGGGTGCCAGCTGGATTGAACTCCATTCACTAAGACTCTCTGAGCCCAGTTACTCAGGCAGTTCTTCACCCAGTGAACTGtacacctgtccaagccatgagcagacagtttctccaggagaatactgtgggacacagtgtcaaatgctttactaAAATCCATATAAAAAACAtcctctgcctttccctcatctactaAGTTCTCAGTCCCAGGTTCTTCTTGATAATGGTCATTGAATGAAGCACCCTGGAGCCTGCCATGTATCTAGGATGCGCACTATGAGGCTCACACTGTCAGCCTGACCTAGCCAAATGACTGTTGACCCATTGCCCAActgcagaaagaattaaaaccaaCCTTGTAATTCTCTGCAGTCACCAACCACAGAAGTTCTGAGAGGTTAGGTTTGGATTGGTGTGGGATTCCCCTGCCCTTGGCATCAGGATGAGACCACAACAAAGACTGAGTTGGTGTGAGTTACTTCACCTTTTCCTTGTGGTGGACACGCCAAAAGCTAACCAAAGTCTCTCAAACTGTAAACTTCAcgtttatttaaaatgtaagataACAAATCCAGAGAAAGATAGACTTGTGAACAAAGGAAGCACTGAGGCTGGGTAAATAAACCAGTTTAAATCAAACTTCCTCACTTGCTAGATATTTCTTTGTAAACAGTGTTCTCTTCTTACTCCTTTGACTTTCTGGATTTGAAGGACTTCATGTAGTCCCACAGTGACCTTAGGGCCACTTCCTCGTTTCTTTCACCTCTGATACGGAGCTGCTtagttctgctgctttctgaagccTCCAAATTTGCATTAGGTCCAGTGGCTCCTAGGGAAGTGATATATCCCCTGCCTCCTTCATCAGAGCCCACCCAATTAAAGCCCAGCAGCTagaatacaaaaattaaaaggcagcTCTCTTCCAGACTTCTCTGTAGTACAATGCAGAGCTATCTCCCACCCCCTTCAGTAAACTGAGTACAAACAAACAGCCCCATCTTCCTTCTGAAATAACAGTTTAGACTCTGGTTTGGGCCACTGAGATTATTGTGTTACATTTATGTTCTTACTTTGTTCTTCGGTGATTAAAGGTTTGTGAAGGAACTACAAATATGCTTTAAAGGAGACTTGATGAATAAGGCCATTAAGAAGTATTGGTTGTCTcagagtgttgtggtttagcccggctggcagccaaacaccacacagccgttcgctcaccctcccccctccctctctgggatgggggagagaaacgggaaagtgaagcctgtgagttgagataaagacagtttattaagacaggaaaaataataacaataataataataatagtagtattaataataataatgtgtacgaaataagtgatgcacaatgcaattgatcaccacccgttgaccgatgcccagcctatccccgagcagccagccccccccaccccggctagccacccctatatattgttcagcatgacgtcagatggtatggaatacccctttggccagtttgggtcagctgtcctgggtctgtcccctcccagctcctgctgcatccctagcctgctcgctagcaggacagagcgagaagctgaaaagtccttggcttggtgtaagcactgctctacaacaattaaaacatcagcatgttatcagcgctcttctcatcctaatccaaaacatagcaccctgccagctactaggaggaaaattaactctgtcctaactgaaaccaggacacagagACATCAGAATGTGCTTTCAAGTAAGAATGAGAGAAAGTTTCCTGCATGATTCTATGTTCATTAGCCTTGGCCACAACATTTTGAATAGCAATTGTTGAttaagaaaagacatttttttcttttcttcctttttttttttcctttttttattcttttttccttcttcttccaaTGAGTAAGCATGCCATCACTGCACTTCATCGAAGAATTCACAAATCTTTCTATCTTTCTCCATCCTGCAGATGCTGGAGAGAGCCATGAATCGACTTTGACACAATTTGAAGTAAGAGTGTTTCTGCCTCAAAGGAGATGGTAAAAATGACAATCCTTAGAGTCACAAAAGCACCAGAGTCCCAAGAGCCACTGAAAGACATTGGAAGAGCTCTGGTAGCATTCACCATTTGCTGGTCATGTCTCTGCCCCACTGGTACCTCCTCTTTCTTGTATTGGCTCTGACATGTCAGTGCCAGAAAAACCTTCATGTATATATTTCTCCATTAtcctgagaaaagcagaagaatctGCTGTGATGTCATTTTCTGCAGGCCACTCTCACGTCTCTCACCAGCTTCTTCACAGGtacctttgttttcagtaacaaCTTTCTGTCCAGCTAACTATTATTGTGACTCTGTTTTTCAACTTTTGGTTGTCTCTACTGCTCTTCATCCTGTGCACTTTCCCATCAGGGTTAAGTCTAACTCTGACTTTCTTTCCTTGACCTACACAGGACTGCTGATGATTTTATGCAGAGGTCTGTGGTGTAGGATCATTTCACTTTTTGTAGGCAATCACATTTTAGCCCCCCAGAGATCTGGTATCCAGTGCTGGTAAGTACTTGCTTAGGGTTTTctggtcatttttttctcctgtcaatCTTGTCTATAACATATAAGGATGGGTGTGGTTGCACTTGTCTACAAGATCCAAAATATAAATACGTCTTAAACTttacctgcagctgcagggaaggcCAGTGCATGGCAATGCTTCAAAGTGCCTCCTTGCACACAAGGAGGACTGTGGATGTAGaagtgtgtatgcatgtgtctATGAGAAACAGGATCTGTATGTGATCACACCTCTCACCAAGGCAGGACTCATCACCAAACAGTGGTTCCCTAAAAGTCAGGCATCTGATGTTAGCAAGTCATCCAGGTTCCTAATGCGTAAAAATTAAGGTTCTTCCAGAGGCTCATCCATCCAGTCTTTGACACCTCTCTTAGCAAAAAATGTGCTAAGCTTGGCAAGGTGTCTAGACAGAAGGGTGAGAGATTCCTTTGATTAGATATTTAAGCAGATAAAATGAGACAAATTCCATCTGCTGTTCCTACACAAAACTGGGAGTAAGGTTCCTACTTGAATCTGTTTTTTGTCGctcctcttctgcctcttctgaAATACTTGCACCTTTTTCAcacatattttttgttgttgaggATTCATAGCAAGGTGCAGTTGACACTTTGCCAAAGCCAACAACAGTGCAGAAGTAGTCAGGAGGTCCTGTTACAGGTCCTGTTATATTAAATCTGAACAAGGAGAGAAAGTCAGATTTAGTTTAATTCCTGACCCAGTTAGATGCAATGGCAGTGAATAGTATCATTTACATGAAAGACAGTGTGTCACCTCGCCTTGCAGCCTATGTCTTTGTCAGTTGAAATGGAGACTGCCTCATCGGAGAgtctccctcccagctccttaattttttttcgCTCATCCTCAACAGAAGTATATGGGCTATGCTTTCCCATGCAGAgacctttctcttccttgttaTGCTCCATTCAATGATGCTAAGATCACAGTCTCTTTTATATCTGCCTGGTGTATCCTTCCTCTCTTCACTGAACTCCATTTAGTCAGATACCTCCTTTGCCAGCAGAACTGTAGCTGTGTCCTGTCTTGCCATCCTGATCTGACATGCCTGATTCAGCCATGGACTCCCTTTGAATTGTCATTAGGATGTACTGTAGCACCTGAATCTCAAGGAATCAGTATGCTTCAAAACCCTGATTTTGCTTGCACACTGTGTTGGCCCTGGAGCATTTGTGACAGTTTCTAGACATTCATCACAGTGATTTGCTGGAATAAGCTTACATGTCCATGCTGTGTTCTCTGCCGTTAATCCACTCCCACTTCTTCTTGCTTTCATTGTACCGGAGACCAAGTAAGTAGTAATGACTTGTGGATTGTGAAATAAGGTAATCctagacaggaaaaaaaccacaatgcTAATACTtccaaattacattttcttcactggACGTGCACAGAAATTTTAGTACTAAATAGCCAACATAGAAAGAACCGTATGGATCTAGCTACGCTAtctctttctgcagcttcagaggatgaattctttcattcttatttAATCTCATCCCTCTTCCTGAGGCTTCTTAGGAACagactaaataaaataatacactCCTGATACTATTAAAGCTGTACATTGTAGTTAGCCAGATGTGACTTAACACCTGGAGacacttttctgttctgtaatgGGAAGGCCTCTTCGGTTTTTCTCAAAGTGATGTCTCTGACCAACAATGTCTGTTTGACTCATTTGGTCTTGGTTTGTGTGCTAAATCCCTTTAAGGCATACATCATGTAGGAAGAGAATTTGTTCCTTCCAATGGGAACACCTTTGAGGAGAGAAGCTTCTAGATGCAAGACTTTAAGAGGGTAAGATGCCAAAATGCATCTTACTGTGAAGGCTTTTTCTACCTTACAGAGGTGCTTGGTGTACGTGAGTGTTTATAGGCCCCCAGAGACATCTAACATAAGAAGACACCAGTAACCCACGAGATCTTTGACATACAGGTCAAACAACCCTAGAAGCAGCCCCATGGATATAGATCTCACCAGTTCTTTCTTGTTGTCAATGGTCACCAGTTCTGAGTGCATGCCAGTACATTCATCATGGAAAGCTTtccagttttttctttctgtagtttGAGAAAAGAAGtagcattttttcccatttcttttccaatGTTGGGGGCAATCTATAGGAgggaaaaacatggaaaattccatgttcaaacaaacaaaatgatcccattacgaaaaaaaaaaaaaaagaaagaaaaaaaaagagtaaattacAGCCAGAAAAGTACCCTTGTGGTTCTGTTCATAATTTTCAGCAGGCCGCCAGGGATCCCTGCCAATCTCTATAGCTAATACAAGCTCTTAGTCTCTATGCATGAGTCAGAGAAGTAGGATCATGGATAACATTATCCAGTCTTTTAAAACTTTGCTCAGGaagtaaagagaaaagcttggggcaaaaagcagctttcagttttcaaacaTCTTATTTGCCTCTTTCAATATATGGCAAAAGTGATGctactgaaagaaagaatatttctcCCTGTTGCTAGGAACAGAAGGACAGAGAATGAGACTTGGAAAGGGTGATACAATTCAATGAGACCGAGACTGTGTGATAGAGTTTTGTTAGTTACTCAGCAGCCCTTaaacatcaaaaagaaattacactTAGTTAAAAGGCTAAGAATGGAGGGGTATTTGAAAGCAATACATACACATTGATCCAGCATGCTCACTACTACGCTGTGATACCAAAAGGACCATTGTATTAATGTCCATTCATCTAGCCACAGGCTCCTCTGCACTACCATGAAGGGAGGAAGTCAGTTCTTCCTCCCTCTGAAGCAATAATGTAGTGTTGAGCAAGCACTACTTTCAAAGACgaaaatattgctgtttggCCTTGAGAGCATATTCTCTGAGttattaatgacttttttttttttggtcagattagtatttttattattttattatttttattatttttcctctgaatgaaATCAAGAACCCTTCTTAAAAGGCAATCCAACAGATACCTGGAAACTGCCTTTTGGACCACAGATGATTACCTACCTTGTGCCTTATCATAGGTCATGGAGAATGTTTCTCTGTCCTGTGGGCTGCTTGTGGTTGGATGGTCTGGAAATAAGATGacaataatttctgttttgaatagCTGACCATTTTGCCACAGAGTGTCAAAGCTCTTCTAGACCTTTTTGATCCTCACTATCACTCCACAAAGAATATCTACTCCTCCCCTATTTCCTCCTCTATTGAAAAAAATGGTAGTACTATACTGTGGAGCAGATTTCCAAAGTGTTGCACCCTGAGACCAAAAAGAGACAACAGTCTTCACTGTAGGTTTTAAAGCAGATACCCAAGCTGAAATAAccttattttcacagaattagTGGCTGAGATCCCATAGGACATGGTCCTTAGGGACAGGGGATCTGTTCAGAGCTGGCAactatttaagaatattttccttagaGAGCAAGATCTCTCTATTCCCATATGCAATATATCAAGCAAGTAGGAAAACAGCATGGTTGAACACGAACCTGCTGGCCAAACttaggcaaaagaagaaaatgcacagaCAGTGGAAACAGGGCCACGTACCCTGGgaagagcacagaaatgctgtccggatgtgcagggatgggatcaggaaagtcaaggcactgacagaactaaacttggggagggatgcaaagaataacaagaacaGGTTGTACAGGTACAttggctgcaaaagaaagactaagGAGAGTGTACCAACCCTGACAAATGAAgagggagaactggtaacaacagatgtggagaaggaagaggtccttgacaacttctttgccttggTCTTCACCAGTGGTCAGGCTTCCCACCTATCTTGAGCCCTCAAACCTctaggcaggggctggaggaccagagtccctcccactgtaagtgaagagcaagTTTATGACCTCCTGATGCAACTTAACaactacaagtctatggggcctgatgacatgcatcccagggtcctgagggaattggcttATGTAGTTGCCAAGCaactctccatcatatttgaaaaaatcacggcagtcaggcaaagtccatggtgactggaaaaagggaaacatcactcccatttttaaaaagtgtagaAAGGAACACTAGGGGAACTACAGTCAGGTGAGCCTCATCTCTctgcctggcaagatcatggaatgGG
This genomic window from Cygnus olor isolate bCygOlo1 chromosome 1, bCygOlo1.pri.v2, whole genome shotgun sequence contains:
- the LOC121078869 gene encoding C-type lectin domain family 5 member A-like isoform X3; the protein is MSENLIYADLNLTESSRSRLQKDINVQDSTYAELNVQSLDTSAVASYASSGKNCCSRTHIGILIAVIILLLVLGVGLTLLYHPTTSSPQDRETFSMTYDKAQDCPQHWKRNGKKCYFFSQTTERKNWKAFHDECTGMHSELVTIDNKKELDYLISQSTSHYYLLGLRYNESKKKWEWINGREHSMDIFNITGPVTGPPDYFCTVVGFGKVSTAPCYESSTTKNMCEKGASISEEAEEERQKTDSSRNLTPSFV
- the LOC121078869 gene encoding C-type lectin domain family 5 member A-like isoform X7, translating into MSENLIYADLNLTESSRSRLQKDINVQDSTYAELNVQSLDTSAVASYASSDHPTTSSPQDRETFSMTYDKAQDCPQHWKRNGKKCYFFSQTTERKNWKAFHDECTGMHSELVTIDNKKELDYLISQSTSHYYLLGLRYNESKKKWEWINGREHSMDIFNITGPVTGPPDYFCTVVGFGKVSTAPCYESSTTKNMCEKGASISEEAEEERQKTDSSRNLTPSFV
- the LOC121078869 gene encoding killer cell lectin-like receptor subfamily F member 2 isoform X5, with amino-acid sequence MSENLIYADLNLTESSRSRLQKDINVQDSTYAELNVQSLDTSAVASYASSVPSGQTDITNFKDRRRDHPTTSSPQDRETFSMTYDKAQDCPQHWKRNGKKCYFFSQTTERKNWKAFHDECTGMHSELVTIDNKKELDYLISQSTSHYYLLGLRYNESKKKWEWINGREHSMDIFNITGPVTGPPDYFCTVVGFGKVSTAPCYESSTTKNMCEKGASISEEAEEERQKTDSSRNLTPSFV
- the LOC121078869 gene encoding C-type lectin domain family 1 member A-like isoform X4; this encodes MSENLIYADLNLTESSRSRLQKDINVQDSTYAELNVQSLDTSAVASYASSDLGMIYGITYICSTVPSGQTDITNFKDRRRDHPTTSSPQDRETFSMTYDKAQDCPQHWKRNGKKCYFFSQTTERKNWKAFHDECTGMHSELVTIDNKKELDYLISQSTSHYYLLGLRYNESKKKWEWINGREHSMDIFNITGPVTGPPDYFCTVVGFGKVSTAPCYESSTTKNMCEKGASISEEAEEERQKTDSSRNLTPSFV
- the LOC121078869 gene encoding C-type lectin domain family 5 member A-like isoform X2 codes for the protein MSENLIYADLNLTESSRSRLQKDINVQDSTYAELNVQSLDTSAVASYASSVPSGQTDITNFKDRRRGKNCCSRTHIGILIAVIILLLVLGVGLTLLYHPTTSSPQDRETFSMTYDKAQDCPQHWKRNGKKCYFFSQTTERKNWKAFHDECTGMHSELVTIDNKKELDYLISQSTSHYYLLGLRYNESKKKWEWINGREHSMDIFNITGPVTGPPDYFCTVVGFGKVSTAPCYESSTTKNMCEKGASISEEAEEERQKTDSSRNLTPSFV
- the LOC121078869 gene encoding C-type lectin domain family 5 member A-like isoform X6, with amino-acid sequence MGPHGDRNIHLTALCSQIPSGQTDITNFKDRRRGKNCCSRTHIGILIAVIILLLVLGVGLTLLYHPTTSSPQDRETFSMTYDKAQDCPQHWKRNGKKCYFFSQTTERKNWKAFHDECTGMHSELVTIDNKKELDYLISQSTSHYYLLGLRYNESKKKWEWINGREHSMDIFNITGPVTGPPDYFCTVVGFGKVSTAPCYESSTTKNMCEKGASISEEAEEERQKTDSSRNLTPSFV
- the LOC121078869 gene encoding C-type lectin domain family 5 member A-like isoform X1, whose product is MSENLIYADLNLTESSRSRLQKDINVQDSTYAELNVQSLDTSAVASYASSDLGMIYGITYICSTVPSGQTDITNFKDRRRGKNCCSRTHIGILIAVIILLLVLGVGLTLLYHPTTSSPQDRETFSMTYDKAQDCPQHWKRNGKKCYFFSQTTERKNWKAFHDECTGMHSELVTIDNKKELDYLISQSTSHYYLLGLRYNESKKKWEWINGREHSMDIFNITGPVTGPPDYFCTVVGFGKVSTAPCYESSTTKNMCEKGASISEEAEEERQKTDSSRNLTPSFV